A genome region from Salinigranum halophilum includes the following:
- the pdxA gene encoding 4-hydroxythreonine-4-phosphate dehydrogenase PdxA has protein sequence MSARLPTIGITMGDPAGIGGEVIVKAYPTLVETAAVVVIGDASVLADAADRFAPELTVRRVDSPTEASADPEVLPVVDLGNVSDHQYGELSQANGAASLEYVQRAIELAQAGAIDAITTAPINKQATRMAGSEYAGHTGMLADYTDTEDYSMMLIEDDLTVTHVSTHIPLREACDLEVDDVASTISVTDDALRDLGIDDPSIAVAGLNPHASDGGLLGDEESAVIEPAVARVAETGVNVTGPHSPDTVYVRAAAGEFDCVVSMYHDQGHIPIKMLGFTGTDDAVSGVNVTIGLPIVRTSVDHGTAFDIAGEGVASEQSMVDAVTTAVELVQ, from the coding sequence ATGAGCGCTAGATTGCCGACTATCGGCATTACCATGGGAGACCCCGCGGGAATCGGGGGCGAAGTCATCGTCAAGGCGTATCCGACGCTGGTCGAGACCGCAGCGGTGGTCGTCATCGGTGACGCGTCCGTGCTGGCAGACGCAGCAGACCGGTTCGCCCCAGAGCTGACTGTTCGCCGTGTCGACTCACCGACCGAGGCGAGCGCCGACCCCGAGGTGCTGCCAGTGGTCGACCTCGGCAACGTCTCCGACCACCAGTATGGTGAGCTCTCCCAGGCGAACGGCGCGGCGAGCCTCGAATACGTCCAGCGAGCCATCGAACTCGCACAGGCCGGTGCAATCGATGCGATAACGACCGCACCCATCAACAAACAGGCGACCCGGATGGCCGGAAGCGAGTACGCGGGCCACACGGGGATGCTCGCGGACTACACCGACACCGAGGACTACTCGATGATGCTCATCGAGGACGACCTGACGGTGACACACGTCAGTACCCACATCCCGCTGCGGGAGGCCTGCGACCTCGAGGTCGACGACGTCGCGTCGACGATCAGCGTCACGGACGACGCGTTACGCGACCTGGGCATCGACGACCCGTCCATTGCCGTCGCCGGGTTGAATCCGCACGCGAGCGATGGCGGACTGCTCGGTGACGAGGAATCCGCGGTCATCGAACCAGCCGTCGCCCGGGTCGCCGAGACCGGTGTAAACGTGACGGGTCCGCACTCGCCGGACACGGTCTACGTCCGGGCCGCGGCGGGCGAGTTCGACTGCGTCGTCTCCATGTATCACGACCAGGGTCACATCCCTATCAAGATGCTCGGCTTCACCGGCACCGACGACGCGGTGAGCGGCGTGAACGTCACCATCGGGCTCCCCATCGTTCGCACGAGCGTCGACCACGGCACAGCGTTCGACATCGCCGGCGAGGGGGTCGCCTCCGAACAGAGCATGGTCGATGCAGTGACGACGGCCGTCGAACTCGTCCAGTAG
- a CDS encoding four-carbon acid sugar kinase family protein, with product MTQCIVVADDLTGSCDTGHEFATRGYDTRVVLSPQTDTTPQGDVAVYNTESRYAPPAVAADRVRSVLETANPAVVFKKVDSTLRGNVRREVDAATRAVDPDLVVVAPAFPANGRLTACGYHLVDGQLVTESPPGADEERPPTHDSLPECFASSDYPVERIGVGTVARGVTAVRDAFESLCATDEPVIVTCDAVTDGHLATVAAAAHDHSARCLYVGSGGLAHHVTVPGTPAGAGLDVDESRTVVGVSGSVAPETLEQLGAVSEALHQHLDLEEAVTDPSTAGADLAARGSAVVENHGGVLLHSADARSDVDRAMAAGERAGVDGPTVRRRVTDALATGAAEVVREDRPSNLFLTGGATARAVLDRLDATALRMAGEAVAPGIPLSTVDGGVADGVAAVTKAGGFGDDQAIIKSLARLGLPDER from the coding sequence GTGACCCAGTGTATCGTCGTCGCTGACGACCTGACCGGGAGCTGTGACACCGGTCACGAGTTCGCGACACGCGGCTACGACACCCGAGTCGTCCTCTCCCCACAGACCGACACGACGCCGCAGGGTGACGTCGCCGTGTACAACACCGAGTCGCGCTACGCGCCACCCGCTGTCGCCGCTGACCGCGTCCGGTCGGTGCTCGAGACGGCCAACCCCGCCGTCGTGTTCAAGAAGGTCGATTCGACCCTCCGTGGCAACGTCCGCAGGGAGGTCGACGCGGCGACCCGAGCGGTCGACCCAGACCTCGTCGTCGTCGCGCCGGCGTTTCCCGCCAACGGGCGACTGACGGCGTGTGGGTACCACCTCGTCGACGGGCAGTTGGTGACGGAGTCGCCGCCGGGAGCAGACGAGGAACGACCGCCGACACACGACTCGCTCCCCGAGTGCTTCGCGTCGAGTGACTATCCCGTCGAACGAATCGGTGTCGGGACCGTCGCGCGCGGCGTGACTGCTGTCCGTGACGCGTTCGAGTCGCTGTGCGCGACAGACGAGCCGGTCATCGTCACCTGCGACGCCGTGACGGACGGTCATCTCGCGACAGTCGCCGCGGCAGCCCACGACCACTCGGCGCGCTGTCTGTACGTCGGCAGCGGTGGCCTCGCACACCACGTCACCGTGCCGGGGACACCCGCTGGCGCAGGGCTCGACGTCGACGAGTCGCGGACGGTGGTGGGCGTCTCGGGCAGTGTCGCACCCGAGACGCTCGAACAGCTCGGAGCGGTATCGGAAGCGCTCCACCAGCACCTCGACCTCGAGGAGGCGGTCACCGACCCGTCGACCGCAGGGGCCGACCTCGCCGCTCGTGGGAGCGCCGTCGTCGAGAACCACGGGGGCGTGCTCCTCCACAGTGCCGACGCACGCAGCGACGTCGACCGGGCGATGGCTGCCGGCGAGCGGGCGGGCGTCGACGGACCGACGGTTCGGCGGCGGGTCACGGACGCGCTCGCGACCGGTGCCGCCGAGGTCGTTCGGGAGGACCGGCCGTCGAACCTCTTTCTCACCGGTGGGGCGACCGCTCGGGCGGTCCTCGACCGCCTCGACGCGACGGCGCTCCGCATGGCCGGTGAAGCGGTCGCACCGGGGATACCGCTCTCGACTGTCGACGGGGGCGTCGCGGACGGGGTGGCGGCCGTCACGAAAGCGGGCGGGTTCGGCGACGACCAGGCAATAATTAAGTCCCTCGCTCGTCTCGGTCTGCCCGATGAGCGCTAG